A region from the Brassica napus cultivar Da-Ae chromosome C8, Da-Ae, whole genome shotgun sequence genome encodes:
- the LOC106414714 gene encoding gibberellin-regulated protein 8-like: MKLMVVQFCIIFFLLTSSFFVPSTADSSCGGKCNVRCSKASQHEECLKYCNICCEKCNGCVPSGTYGNKDECPCYRDIKNSKGGPKCP; this comes from the exons ATGAAGCTCATGGTTGTACAATTCTGCATAATCTTTTTTCTCCTCACATCTTCATTTTTTGTACCTTCAACCGCTGATTCGT CATGTGGTGGAAAGTGCAACGTGAGATGCTCAAAGGCATCACAACATGAAGAGTGCCTCAAGTATTGCAATATATGTTGCGAGAAGTGTAATGGTTGTGTTCCCTCTGGTACTTATGGAAACAAAGACGAATGCCCTTGTTACCGTGATATTAAAAACTCCAAAGGCGGCCCCAAGTGTCCTTGA